The genomic region GGGCGTCGCCAGCGTAGTGGTGCCGATGGACGGTTTTCACCTCGACAACGCCGTGCTCGACCAGCGCGGCCTACGGCACCGCAAGGGCGCGCCGATCACCTTCGACGCTGCCGGTTTCGTCGAGGTGGTCAAAGCCCTTCGCGACGCCGAGACCGATGTCTCGGTACCGGGTTTCGACCGCGCTGCGGACCGCGTGGTGCCGGACCACTACCGCGTGGCGCGCGCGGACACGGTGGTGATCGTCGAGGGCAACTATCTGTTGCTGACCTCACCGCCCTGGTGCGAACTGCACGGGCTGTTCGACATCACGGTGTTCCTCAACCCGGGCATCGACACGCTCGAACGCCGACTGGTGCAGCGCTGGCTCGACCACGGTCACTCGGTCGACGCCGCCCGCGCGCGGGCGAGTGACAACGATATCCCGAATGCGCACCTGGTGGTCGAACGCTCCGCCGCAGCCGACTGGGTACTGCGGAACGCCTGAGGCGACTGGATGCTGTCGTCACGAGTTGACAAATCGAGCGAAAACAACGCTCCCGTGGAACGGTGTGCGAGAACCGCAGCGCAGTGCGCGTATTGGTTCAGGCCAGCGGCGTAAGCGCAGCAAAGCGTGCGACGACCGACGTACGACGCTCGACGTGCGACGCCCGCACCGTATACAGCCGATTGTCCGGCTCGTGACGACAGCGTCTAGAGTGCGCCGCGCTCCTCCAACACCTTGCGTGCGACCCGAAAACACTCGAGCGACTGCGGCACGCCGCAATAGATGCCGACCACGTGGATGATCGCGCGGATCTCCTCGGTGCTGACACCGTTGTTGAGGGCGCCGTTGCAGTGGATCTCCCACTCGTGCATTTTGCCCAACGCCCCGATCATCGCGAGGTTCATCATCGAGCGTGTCTTCGCGTCGATCGCGTCGTCGCCCCAGCCAAAACCCCAACACCAGGCCGTCATCGCCTCCTGGAAGGGGCGCGTGAAATCGTCGGCCGCTGCGAGGTTCTTTTCCACGTACTCGGCGCCGAGGGTGGCCTTTCGCTGGGCCAGGCCGATGTCGAATTTGTTATCCACAGGTCAGTCCTCTGTTGGTGGGCCACCCGGTTATGACAATTCCGGCGCGGCAGGCGCCCGCCGCGACACTGCTGCGGGCCGGCGCAGAGTGTGGGGCAGCCGCCGGCGAAGCTCAACCGACACCGCCACCTCCCCTGAGACACCGCCCAGCTGCCTGCGCCTCTGCTACCCTGCGCCGGTGTGACCCCGCCCCCTGTTGACCTGACACGAGAGATGCGAGCGCATGCGACCCGTGATTGACCGACTCCGCCGCGAGCGCGAACAACCCGAACTCTTGCGGCAAGCCGGTGCCTACGGTGCCGCCTACCTTGAGCAGGTCGACGCCCGGCGTGTCTACCCCGACGACGACGCCGTGGCCGCACTGACCGGTTTTCAAGAACCCCTGCCAACCGACGGCACACCCGCCGCGTCTGTGCTCGACGCCCTGCACACGCTCGGCTCACCCGGCACGGTGGCCCAACTCGGCGGCCGTTATTTCGGCATGGTCAACGGCGGTGTGCTGCCCGCGGCGCTCGCCGCCCGCGTGCTCGGCGACCACTGGGACCAGAACCCGGCCCTCTACGCGCTCTCACCGACCGTTGCAACGCTCGAGGACGTGTGCGAAACCTGGCTGAACACGCTGCTGGACCTGCCCGAAAACACCACACTCGGCGTGGTCAGCGGCAGCTCGATTGCGATTTTCGCCGCCCTGGCAGCCGCGCGCTGGCGCCTGCTCCAGAACGCGGGGTGGGATATCAACGCCCGTGGCCTCTGGGGTGCCCCCAGGCTGCGGGTGATCACCAGCAGCCACACGCACGGCACGGTCAAGAAAGCCATCGCGCTGCTCGGCTTCGGCCTCGACGGTGTGGAATGGGTCGAGGTCGACGCCGAGGGACGCCTCGATCTGGCCCACTTGCCGGAACTCGACGCGCACTGCCTCGTTATTTTGCAAGCCGGGAACGTCAATTCCGGCGCCTTCGACCCGTTCGACACCGTCTGCGACCGCGCACGCGCCGCGGGCGCCTGGGTGCACATCGACGGTGCCTTCGGGCTCTGGGCGGCGGCCAATCCGGCAATGGCGGACCTCACCCGTGGCATGGCGCTGGCGAACAGCTGGTCAGCTGACGGTCACAAAACACTCAATACCCCTTACGACAGCGGGCTGGTTTTCAGCGCCGATCGCGAGGCCCTGGTCGGCGCGCTTCAGCTGTCGGGTGACTACGTCGTGTGGGGCAGCGCGCGGGACAACATGCTGTACACCCCCGAGATGTCGCGGCGCGCCCGCGGCGTGGAACTGTGGGCGGCATTGAAGTCACTGGGCCGCGCGGGTGTCGCCGAACTCGTGCAGTCCCTGCACGAGCGGGCTGTCCAGTTTGCCGACGCCCTGCCTGCGACGGGGCTGCAGGTGTTGAACGACGTGGTGTTCAATCAGGTGTTGGTGTGCGCCGACTCGGACGCGGAAACCGACGCGCTGATCGCCGCCCTGCAACGCAGTGGCGAGTGCTGGGTCGGCGGGTCGAGCTGGTTTGGGCGGCGCGTGATGCGCATCAGTGTGTGCAACTGGTGTACGACCGCCGAGGATGTCAGCCGTACGGTCGACGCGATGCGCCGCGCGCTGCAGGACCTGCGGTCCTAGGCCCGAGCGCCATCGACCGCGTCAGGCGGCCCGCACCTGCCAGCGCGCACTGACCGCGCGGTACGGGCCGAGCGCGATCAACGCCAGGCCGAGTTTGACACCGAAATCCGCGACGGCGAGCGACACCCAGAGCGGCGCGACCGGTCCGACGCCGAGCACCGGCAGCATCTCATTGGCCCAACTAACGTCGTTGCCGGGCTCTAGGAAGCTGAACGCCGAGGCAAAGGCGATGCTGAAGAACAGGGCGGTGTCGAGCGACGAACCCACCAACGTCGACGCCAGCGGCGCGCGCCACCAGGAGCCGTCGCGCAGCCGGTTGAACACGCCGACGTCGACAAGCTGCGCGGTCAGGAAGGCGAGGCCGGACGCCAGCGCGATGCGCAAAGTCACCAGCGGCCCGAATTCGCCGTGGATCTGACTGCCAACCAGCGAACACGCCACACCCACCAGAAAGCCGGCGAAGACCACACGACGCGCAATCGTTGCGCCGAAGCGCCGGTTGGAGAGGTCGGTCACGAGGAAAGCGAACGGATACGTAAACGCGCCCCAGGTGAGCCAGTCACCCAGGAGGTGCTGGACCAGGATGTTCGAGACGACGACCACCGCCGCCATGGCAGCGACGGCAAACAGGATGGTTCGGTTCATGACGCGGGTTTCTTGAGGTGCACAAGCGTAGCCGTACAATTGTACCAAACCACACACCAACGCCGGGACACCCACGCCATGGACATCGCACAGGACCGCCGTCTCGACGCCGCGGACGTGATTGCCTTGCTCGAGTCACACCTCGAGGACATGCGCGCGATCTCACCGCCCGAGAGCGTGCACGCCCTCAACCTCGATGCCTTGCGTGCACCCGACATCCGGTTCTGGACGGCGCGGGACGACGCCGGCCAACTCATGGGCTGTGGCGCACTCAAACGGCACGACAGCACACTCGGCGAGATCAAGTCCATGCGCACCCACCCCGACCACCGTCGCAAGGGCGTTGCCGCTGCCCTGCTCGTGCACGCTCTCTCGGCGGCGCGGGACGACGGCCTGCGCACGGTCAAACTGGAAACCGGATCGACCCAGCACTTCGAACCGGCGCGCGCACTGTACGCCGCGCACGGGTTCGAACCGTGCGGCCCCTTTGCCGACTACACCGACGAACCGCACAGCGCGTACATGGGAATCAACCTGTAGGTCCCGCTCGGGCCGCCGATTCAGACACAGCGGCGGCGGCATGCACTTCATGCACGAACCAAAATAAACGCGTGTTGGCGGTCGATCGGCACTACACTGCGCAAGGCTTGGCAAGGCACCACGGTGGTCTGACCCATTTGGGCTAGATCACTCGCGGTGGGCCAAGGACACGGTTAACGGACTAACCCATGACTGACCAGACAACCCTGCTGTACGTCGAAGACAACGAAGCCGATGTGTTGATGTTGAAGCACCTGCTGGCACGCCACCGCACCGCAGCCCACATCACCATCGACGTTGCCACCAGTGCCGCTGATGCCATCGCAACCTTTGACGCCGATCGACACGCGGCTGTGTTGGTCGATTGGGCGTTGCCCGATGGCACCGGTGCCGACGTCGGTGAGCACGTACGTGCACGCTCTGCGGACACACCGCTCATCTACCTCAGTGGCATCCAGTCGGCCCGAGCCATCGAAGCATCCCACCGGCTGTCCCGCTGTGCTTTCGTCAAGAAGGGCCACACGACAGACTACGTCGAAGCGATTCTGGCTCTGCTTCCGCGCTGAGCCTAAGCAAAAAACACAACTGCGGCCCTACCCGATGCAACGTTTGACTCGACGGGTCTAGAGACGCAACGCGTGAGCCACCAGCGCGTCCTTGCCTTCGAACTGACTGACATCGACACCGCGCGTCTCGAACTCGGCGATCAACTCCGCTTCGCTCAGGGCTTCGATGTCGTCTGATGACAGGCGGAGAAAGTTCAGCCGACGCCGAAACGGCGCGTTGCGTTCCCCGAAGTCACCGCAATCGGAGAACGCAAACTCCTCGGCGTACTTGCTCATGAAGTGGCCGAGAAAGCTGTTCAAGGCCGGGCGGACGCGTGGGTCGGAGGTGAGGTCCAATTCGGGGTCGTCCAGCGTCTCGACCATCAGGGCCACCCAGCGCGCGGCACCGCGGTCGTTGAGCAACTGCAGCGCGTTGTGTTGGTGGTGAAAGCTGAGTCGAAACTCGCCACCGTGGTACGCCGGCCCACCGCCAAAGGCGTCAATCCACATCGCCGCCTGCGTCATCACGTGGTGTTCGACATCACCAACGCGTTCGAACACCGACCGGAACCACGCCTCGTCGGCAAACACGCGCTGGTAGAACGACCGCACAATGGCGACGATGCGCTCGGGACCGAGCACCGAGAACAACTGCCAGAACTGAATCGGGTGCGCGGCATCGTTGGGTGCCAAGAGTGACACAACCGGCGCCATGCGGTGGGCGTTGTCAGGCAGCTCGCCCGACGCGATCGCCTTGGCAATGTACGCAGACCGCACGCGCTCGGTCAGGTAGCCGGGCGCCGTGTCGAAGTGGGGATAGGAATAGCGGGTCATGGTGCAGCAGGTCTGCTGCCTCGCTGCCCACAGAACCTGTCCTCGTGTTTCAGATGGGCTCCAAGATGGGGTGGCCGCTCGCGACTTTCAATCGCGCACCGCCGTGGCAGGGCCTCAGACCCAGAGCGCGACAGCCCCGACGGCCAGGCTTGCAGTCGCGCCAGCCGTCAGCAGTGAGCGCAGTGGGCCAAACCAGGCGGGCAATGCCTCGCTTGCCACGGCGCGCAGGTCGTACCGCCATTGCGCCACGAAGCCGATCACGAGCAACAGCAACCCCGCGGCCCCACCGAGCAGCACGGCAAACCACGCCCACACGCTCGGCGCCACGCTCAACAACCACGGTATCCAGTCGCCGTCGGCCGTTCGCAACGCCACGCCCCACCGTACGCCACCGAGAAAACTCAGTATCACGGCGCCGTACACCAGGAGAGCGGTCTGCGCCACCTGCCACAAGGCCCCATCAAACCACCAGAGTGCGCCCGCGCTGGCCACGAAGGGCAGCAACCCCGCCACGCCGAGCAGCTTGGCGGGTTGCGGGCAATCAGACAGGCGAGACAGCGAATTCAGCATCACAGGGGCTCGGTGGCGACGGTGAACAGCACACACCGGGTGTGCGCGCTGCCAGTGTAACCCGCGCCGACTGCCACGCCATCCGCCGGCGGGCGCGTCGCCGCGCAGCGTCAGCGGCAACGCGACCGCGCGTCGCGGACAATCGCCGAGAACTGCGCTTCGCTCAGGGGTTTATCCACGAACCGGTCGATGATGCCATGGCGTTTCGCACGCGCACGGTGCGGTGCGCTGAGCGGCGTGGTCAGCATGATGACCACCCGGCCCAACGCCGTCACACCCCACTCCGCAGCCACCCTGTCGAGGAAATCAAAGCCATCGAGCCGCGGCATGTTGACGTCCAGCAGCGTGAGGTCCACCGGCGCCCGTCCGGGTTCGCGCAGGTGTTCGAGCGCGCGCTCGGCGCTGTTGCACGCGACCACGGTGTCGGCGAGTCCGGTTCTCGCGATGATGCGCTGGTACACGATCAGGTCGACGTCGCCGTCGTCGACCAACAGCACGTGTGAGAGCGGTTCGAGGTGGGTCATGGGTGCTCCTGATGCCGGCCGAGCGGATTCGGGGTTGCGGCAGGTTGAGCCAGTCCGAACGCGGGTTCCGTGGCACACAACCTGCGGGTACTGACACGCTTGCAGAACCGTTTCCGCGCAAGGATGGCGCCAGCTCCGGTCAGGAGGACCCATGAGACCATCGACACCCCTCGGAATGATCGCGCTGTGTGCGCTCCAGTTCACCGTGACTGCGACCGCAGCCGAAACCGCCGTATTGAACGTCGCGGACAGCCTGTCCGTGACCGGCAACATTCAGCAACACCGGGAAGCGCCGTTCTTTGCCGGCCTGGCCGAGACGGCTGCGATCGAACGTGACGTGCGCTACGCCGCCATTGACACGCTCGAGCTCGACCCGGCAGAGACCCTCGACCTGCTGCAAAACGGTGTAGTCGACATTGCGTCGATCGGCATCGCCGCAATCGCGAAACGGGACCCGGTGTTCCTCGGCCTCGACCTGGTCGGCATGGTCACCGACTACGCGACGGCTCGCACTGCGGCGGAGGCCTATGCCCCGGTGCTCGCTTCGCACCTCGAAGAGCGGTACCAGGTGCACCTGCTTGGCTTGTGGCCCTTCGGCCCGCAGGTGCTCTTCTGCGACAGCGAGGTCAGCGGCCTCGACGACGTGGCTGGGCGCACCGTGCGCGTGTACGACCCCAACCTCGGCGCCGCACTCGAACACCTCGGCGCGCACCCGGTGCTGATCAAATTCGCCGAAGTGGAGCGCGCTTTCGAACTCGACCTGATCAACTGCGCGATAACCGGTCCGAGCTCGGCGAACACGGCCGGCTGGGTCGCCCATTCGCAAAGCACACTGCCACTGGGTTTTCAGATCGCGTTCAACGCCTACGGCATCAGCACAGCCGCGTGGGAGGCCTTCACGCCCGGCGAACAACAGCGGTTGAGTGCCACGTTTGACACCTATCTCGACGCCGTGTGGGCCTACTCCGAGAGCCTGTACGACGACGCGTTGCGCTGCAACGTGGGGGCGTCTCCATGCACCACTGTCCCACGCGCCGATTTGCAGAGCGTGTCGCCGACCGACGCCGACCGCGCCACGGTGCACACGCTGGTCACCGACGTGTCCCTGCCCAACTGGCTGGACGACTGCCACGAGACCAAACCGGACTGCGAGTCACTCTGGCGCAACAGCGTCGGCGCCGCGCTCGGCCTGAACTGACCCCGGGCAGCGTCTGATGTACGCCCCACATTCCCTGCGCCGGCAGCTGCGCGGCGCGTATGTCGCGGTGGCCGTGCTGACGGCCATCTGTGCGGTTGCCGCGGTTGCGACAGCGCTGGTGTCGCAGCGGGTCATCGGCCGTGCCATGGACCACGAGATTCCGCAGCTGCAACGCGTGCATGCGCTCAGCAACCTCGTTGACAAGGCGATCAGCCACGTCTTCTTCGAGCTGTCAGCCCAGGACCGCGCGGCCTTCGACACCGTCTCGGCACGGTGGCAGGACATCGCACAGCCGATGACCGCGGTGCTTGCGGCGTTCAACGACGAATACAATGCCGACCTCACCGCGTCGATTCGCGAACGCCTGTCCGAACTTCAATCGACTCGAAACGCCATCAATTTCGCGGTCAACGAACGACTGCATTTCCAACAGCAGCAGCAGGATGCCGTGCGCTTGCTGGGCCGGACACGGCTGGACATCCTGCAAGTGATCGACACACTCGCCGAAATCACCCACGTCGATGCGCACCACAACGCCCAGCATCGGCAACTGGATGAACTCAAACGCATCGTCGAATCCTACGCGCCGACGCTGCTCGCGCTCCCCACCGAATCCCGCGTGTTGCAGATCGAATTGGCCCGCGTGCGGACACGCAGTTTCGTGCTCGACGCGACAGCCACACTGCAGGGCTTACCCGACAAACCGGTGGCCTTCCTGAAACGGGGTTTTCGGGTCATCCAGGACCTCGGCGACGGTGAGGAGGCGATCCCGGCGTTGCGCCTGGCCGAACTCGATATCAACGCCCGCGCAGCCATCCTGAGAAACAACGCGAGGCACTTGGCCGATCGCATTCAGGCGGACCTTGCCCGGCTGTTGGCCAGTGCAGATCAGCGCTTGCAGGCCCACGTGGTCGCCAGTGGCAACACCACCTGGCAGCTCGCGGCGCTGGTGAGCGTACTGGCGATTGTGAGCCTGGTCTCCGTCGCGTGGTTCCAGACCGAGTACCTGGAGAAGCGCCTGGTTCGACCGCTGGCCTCGCTCTCGCAACACATCCAGGCGTTCGAACACGGGGGCACCGTGCCGCCCCTGCCGACCTTGCCAGACAATGAGGTGCGCGCACTGGCCCACACCTTTCAAGCGGCCGCCGAGCAGAAGGCCGCGCACGAAGCCAGGCTCGATGCCCAGAACCGCGAGCTCACCGCGCTCAATGCCCAACTGTCCAACGCCAACCGCGAGCAGTTCGAGTTCAGCTACGCCGTGTCTCACGACCTGAAGTCGCCAATCAACACCCTGAGCATGCTGCTCAACGAACTGGATGCAATCGACCCGCACACCGAGCCCGCGACCCACGCGCACTTTCTCACCGAGTGCAACAACACCCTGGACCGCATGCGGCAACTGATCGAGGGTGTGCTGCGCTACGCGAGCACGGTGGAAAACCGCCAGGCCAGGGAACACGTGGATCTGGACGCCATCCTGGTGGAAGTGCTGGACGATCTCTCGGCGGACATCCGGTCCGCCGGTGCGCGCATCACGCACGCACCGCTGGGGCAGGTGCAGGGCAATCCCTTTCAACTGCGTATGCTGATGCAAAACCTGATTGCAAACGCGGTCAAGTTTCGCCACGCCGAGCGCGCACCCGAGATCGCGGTGCGCGCGGTGCAGCCCGGCACCGACGCCGTGGTGTTCGAAGTGGCTGACAACGGCATCGGCATAGACCCGGCACACCACGACACGGTGTTCAGCATGTTTCGCCGACTGCACAGCGAGTCCGAGTTCGAGGGTAGCGGTCTCGGGCTCGCCGTGTGCAAACGCATTGCGTCAAACCACAACGGCAGCATCTCGGTCGGCGCACGCGCCGCCGGCGGCAGCGTGTTTCGCGTCAGTTTGCCGGCCCGGCCGCTGTCGAGTATCCCGGACACGGCACCGCGCCGCGCCGCCTGACGGGGTCGCCCGCCGGGTTGCGATCAGCCCACCGCCTGCTCGGGGTAGAACAACACCTGACCCGGCAGGCTGAAACGCGCGTGGCGCCCGCCGTCACCCTGCGCGTTCCCAATGGCGAATTCGCCGTTCCGCTCCACCACGATGCGCCGGATCGATGACAACCCGTAACCGCCTTTGAGAATGAACTCGGTGTCGTTCTGGTGGTTGATGTCGACATCATCGAAACCGACACCCGTGTCGGCGTACACCACCCGAAAGCGCGTGTCGCTGACCGGCTCCACGTGCACCTGCACGGACACGGTAGTGCTCGCGTTGTTCTTGATCACCTGAGAGAACAGTGTCCGCAGTATCAACTCCAACGCAAGCTTGTCACCGTAGAGCCAACGGTCCTCACAGGACAAGTGGTGTTGACACAGCGGGTCGATCGAGACCAACACGGCGCGACCCACCTCAGCGAGGTTGAACTCATCGAAGCTGTGGTTCACCGAGCTCGCAGCAGCGTAGGTTACGATGTCGTCGATGTTGTCGTAGGAGGTCTCGGCGAGGTTCTGCGCCAACGACACCAGCGACCGTTGCTCGGCGCTGGGTTCATCGACCGACTCGGACAGCATGTCGACAATGCTGGTGAAATTTCGGATCGGCGCACGCAAGTCGTGGGCGGCCAACGCGATAAACTGTTCGGCCTCGTCCAGCACGCAATGGCTTTGATACTGTGAATCGCGTTGCGCGTAAGCCGAGGACATCTGTTGCGTGGTCCCGAGGATGTTGACCACATCCCCCTCCCGGTTGCGCAAGGGCATCAGCTGGGTATGCAGCAGCAGTGGGCGGCCCGAGAACGCGACGGCGATGTCATAGGCCGCTGGGAGGCCGGTGCACATCGCCATGACGTGCCGGCCGTACACAGGTTTGCCGTGTTCCTCACCAAACAGACTCACGGCGGTCTTGCCGACGATGTCATCCTTCGAGGCCGACAGCAGTTCGCAAGCCGCGCGGTTGACACCGGTGTAGATGACCCGATTCGCGTGGTTGGTTCCCAACACGAACACAGGGGACTGCACGCAATCGAGGACGTCTATGGCTGGAAAGTTGTGCATCGTCACCGGGCCCCGGCTCCAGCACCCGATCCGTCGGGTCTGGTTTCGACCGATCCGCACCAGCAGGCCCTCTGCCGGCGACACTCGGCCCCTGTTAGAGCTGAGAGTGTCTGGGCGACGCGTCTGAGACGAAACGGACGCGGTTGCGGCCGGCCCGCAGGCAACCCCAGGCGAACCGTATCGGACCGGGCGCACTGCAGACAGCGCGCGAGTCGACTCACCTCGTGTGACGGCGCGCGCCAGGTTTCCTTTAGTGCCGGCGGGGACGCCACCCGGCCCGTCGCCGCTGTTCCTGCCCGACGGGTGCGTGGTAGTTTCTGTGACCGGCTGACCGGATACCGTCATCTCCGATGCACCACGACCGGTCGTCGACACACGACAGGATTGCCCCGCGCCATGACACCGTTGCCAGCCATCGACGATTTCGACCTGCGCGCCCTGCCCAACGGGTTTTACGAGAACCCTTACCCCTGGTACCGGGCCTTGCAAACCCGGGAGCCGGTGCGGCGGATGCCGGATGGCAGTGTGCTGCTGACCCGGTACGCAGACGTTCAGGCGGTTTACAAGAACCCGACCGTGTTCAGCTCGGACAAGACCACCGAGTTCAAACCGAAGTTCGGCAATTCCGCGCTCTTTGAGCACCACACGACCAGCCTGGTGTTCAACGACCCGCCACTGCACTCGCGGGTTCGGCGACTGATTGCCGGCGCCATGCACCCCCGCGCGATCACCGACATGGCGCCCGGTGTCGTGGCCTGCGTCGACGCCCTGCTCGATGCCCTTGAGGATCGACCTGAGGCGGACCTGATCGCCGATTTCGCGATGCAGATTCCGATCGAGATCATCGGCAATCTGCTCGGCATCCCGCCGCACGATCGCGGCCCACTGCGCGGCTGGTCGCTCGCCATCCTGGGCGCGCTCGAACCGCGCATCGACGCAGACACCTTCGACCGCGGCAACCGGGCCGTGACCGACTTCACGGCCTACCTCGACGGACTGACTGCCGAGCGGCGTCGCACACCGGGCGACCCGGAACGCGACGTGCTGACCCGTCTCATCCAGGGCGAAGCCGGCGACACGCTGAGCCTCTCCGAGCTGCTGCAGAACTGTATCTTCATCCTCAACGCCGGACACGAGACCACCACCAACCTGATCGGCAACGGGCTGGTGCTGTTGGCGCAGCACGGCAGCCAACGCGCCCAGTTGCTCGCCGAGCCCGGGTTGCTCTCCGGCACAATCGACGAGATCCTGCGGCTGGAGAGTTCGAACCAACTGGGCAACCGCATCAGCACACGCGACACCGAGATCGCCGGCCACACCCTGTGTGCCGGCACACCGGTCACGCTGTGCATCGGCGCGGCCAACCGCGACCCAGCACAGTTCGCCGACCCCGATCACTTCGACCTGCGCCGCGCGCCCAACCGTCACCTGGCGTTCGGATCAGGCATTCACCAGTGCGCCGGTATCAACCTCGCCAAGCTGGAGGGCCGCGTCGCCCTCGGGCGTTTTCTGCAGCGCTTTCCGAACTACCGGCTGGACGGCCAGCCCACCCGCAGTCTGCGCGCCCGATTCCGCGGCTTCTCGCGCATCCCCTGTCGACTGCGCTGAACCCCCGACCGGCGACTGGCCAGGGTGCCGCGCGCGGCTGCAGTGCCAAAAACGTGACGCCCTCCGCATTTCCCTCTGTACCACCTGTGAAACACTGACCCTTCAGCGCTGTGGCTTGGCCGCGCCCGGACACAGCACCCATGGACACCGGTGAAAACGAACACCGCGCGCGTAAAAATAATAACGAGAACAAAAGCTTATGCGTACGCTTCGATTTCGACAGGCACTGACTGCCGCCCTCACGACCGCCGCCCTCGGCCTGACCGGCCCTGCGGCGGCGACCACCCCAGACGCCGACTGGGCCTTCGAGTCCACCGAGACCGGGAGCAGCGGTGTGGAAACGCGCATCGTCAACGGCGACCGCTCGGCGGACGGCCAATTCCCCTTCATCGCGGCGCTTCGCTCCGGGATGACCGGGCGCCTGGCCCTGCCGCTCAACCTGACCGCCACCGGCCCGTTGATGTCGGGGTCCGATCTGCGCAACTTCGAGGGCGAAACCATCGAATGCGGTCGCTTTGCCGACGAAGACGACCGCTGCGAGGACGGCGACGCGCGCGGCAAGGTCTGCATCCTCGAATACGATTACCCCCGCGAGGGCCGCACCGCGGAGACGCCGGGGCAACAGGCTGACCGCTGTGCCGCCGTCGGTGGCATCGCCGCGGTGTTCGTCGAGACGGCGAGCGGCTCGACCGGTGTGTACAACGTGCGCGACAGCGAGTCGCGCCTGCCCGCGATCAACGGTGGACGACTGTCCAGCAGCACCTTTGCCCAGTTCATCGTTGCCTACGCCGGCGAAGACATCGCGTTCACGCCCGGCCTGCTCGACTACGTCTACTGTGGCGGCAGCTACCTGGGCGACCGCTGGGTCGCCACCGCCGCCCACTGTGTCACCGACCTGCTTGGCAACCGACTGTTGCTGCCCAGCGAAATGGCGGTCACGGTCGGTGTGAACGACCTCAGCTCCGACCGCTCTCGGTCAGAGGCGGTCGCGGTCGAGCAGATCATCAGCAACCCGGGTTTCCGCGTCGACACCTCGGGCACCATCCGCGGCGACTGGGCGCTGATCCGCCTGTCGGCCACACCCGAGAGCGGCAGCGCCATCCCGATCGCATCGGCCAGCAACCTCAACGCCGCGAAAGCCGCTGCCGGTGCGGTCACGGTGATCGGTTGGGGCGGCCAGGTCGCCTATGGCCCTGGCACCTCGCAGCCCACACGCCCTTACAACATCATGCCGTCGAGCACGCTGCGCCACGCCGTGATCCAGTTGGCCGACACGGACGCCTGC from Pseudomonadota bacterium harbors:
- a CDS encoding ATP-binding protein, which translates into the protein MYAPHSLRRQLRGAYVAVAVLTAICAVAAVATALVSQRVIGRAMDHEIPQLQRVHALSNLVDKAISHVFFELSAQDRAAFDTVSARWQDIAQPMTAVLAAFNDEYNADLTASIRERLSELQSTRNAINFAVNERLHFQQQQQDAVRLLGRTRLDILQVIDTLAEITHVDAHHNAQHRQLDELKRIVESYAPTLLALPTESRVLQIELARVRTRSFVLDATATLQGLPDKPVAFLKRGFRVIQDLGDGEEAIPALRLAELDINARAAILRNNARHLADRIQADLARLLASADQRLQAHVVASGNTTWQLAALVSVLAIVSLVSVAWFQTEYLEKRLVRPLASLSQHIQAFEHGGTVPPLPTLPDNEVRALAHTFQAAAEQKAAHEARLDAQNRELTALNAQLSNANREQFEFSYAVSHDLKSPINTLSMLLNELDAIDPHTEPATHAHFLTECNNTLDRMRQLIEGVLRYASTVENRQAREHVDLDAILVEVLDDLSADIRSAGARITHAPLGQVQGNPFQLRMLMQNLIANAVKFRHAERAPEIAVRAVQPGTDAVVFEVADNGIGIDPAHHDTVFSMFRRLHSESEFEGSGLGLAVCKRIASNHNGSISVGARAAGGSVFRVSLPARPLSSIPDTAPRRAA
- a CDS encoding PAS domain-containing protein, with amino-acid sequence MHNFPAIDVLDCVQSPVFVLGTNHANRVIYTGVNRAACELLSASKDDIVGKTAVSLFGEEHGKPVYGRHVMAMCTGLPAAYDIAVAFSGRPLLLHTQLMPLRNREGDVVNILGTTQQMSSAYAQRDSQYQSHCVLDEAEQFIALAAHDLRAPIRNFTSIVDMLSESVDEPSAEQRSLVSLAQNLAETSYDNIDDIVTYAAASSVNHSFDEFNLAEVGRAVLVSIDPLCQHHLSCEDRWLYGDKLALELILRTLFSQVIKNNASTTVSVQVHVEPVSDTRFRVVYADTGVGFDDVDINHQNDTEFILKGGYGLSSIRRIVVERNGEFAIGNAQGDGGRHARFSLPGQVLFYPEQAVG
- a CDS encoding cytochrome P450 yields the protein MTPLPAIDDFDLRALPNGFYENPYPWYRALQTREPVRRMPDGSVLLTRYADVQAVYKNPTVFSSDKTTEFKPKFGNSALFEHHTTSLVFNDPPLHSRVRRLIAGAMHPRAITDMAPGVVACVDALLDALEDRPEADLIADFAMQIPIEIIGNLLGIPPHDRGPLRGWSLAILGALEPRIDADTFDRGNRAVTDFTAYLDGLTAERRRTPGDPERDVLTRLIQGEAGDTLSLSELLQNCIFILNAGHETTTNLIGNGLVLLAQHGSQRAQLLAEPGLLSGTIDEILRLESSNQLGNRISTRDTEIAGHTLCAGTPVTLCIGAANRDPAQFADPDHFDLRRAPNRHLAFGSGIHQCAGINLAKLEGRVALGRFLQRFPNYRLDGQPTRSLRARFRGFSRIPCRLR
- a CDS encoding trypsin-like serine protease; amino-acid sequence: MRTLRFRQALTAALTTAALGLTGPAAATTPDADWAFESTETGSSGVETRIVNGDRSADGQFPFIAALRSGMTGRLALPLNLTATGPLMSGSDLRNFEGETIECGRFADEDDRCEDGDARGKVCILEYDYPREGRTAETPGQQADRCAAVGGIAAVFVETASGSTGVYNVRDSESRLPAINGGRLSSSTFAQFIVAYAGEDIAFTPGLLDYVYCGGSYLGDRWVATAAHCVTDLLGNRLLLPSEMAVTVGVNDLSSDRSRSEAVAVEQIISNPGFRVDTSGTIRGDWALIRLSATPESGSAIPIASASNLNAAKAAAGAVTVIGWGGQVAYGPGTSQPTRPYNIMPSSTLRHAVIQLADTDACNAGFLNFNTVYEDGDRSRLTVVGDEEVCHANRQTFDVNVCHGDSGGPSVIAVEGELQLVGATSWGPGPGCAYGFDGSYAVSASLTHVAGELSRLTGLSLEDTNGLVIPSGTTRSGGGGSLSVPGLFFMLMIAGLRGRRRSH